The nucleotide sequence AACTGGGAAGCAAGAGAAAACTTCTGTACGCCCTGTTGTGGCAGACAGGATTCGCCTATGTATCAGCACTCTTGGTTCGTTACATGGTGCTGCTTCTGATATAAAGGAATGCCTATGACTACGATTATCGCTAATGTGGTTGTTGCAGCTTTGATCATCTCCCTGGTTGCATACGCTATTGCAGCCCTTACAAAACAGAGCAAGGAGGAGAGTTGTGCCTCTTGCTCACCAAAAAAAGGAAGTGCTTGCAAGGGGTGTCAGTTTGCTGACCACTGCAATAAAACTATTCATTAATTGAATATTTATGCAGTAAGTCTGGATATTTCCCCTCTTTTTCGTTACACTCTCCACTAACACCCAGAACGGGTAGTATTGTTTGAGGAGAGATAGAAATGAAACGAAGCATTGTTGTACTGTTGTCACTATTATTGGTTTCGGTCAGCCTTTTCGCTGCAGGGACCAAGGAACAAGCACCCGGTGTTGATAATTCCCTTCAGAAAATCATGGACAAGGGAGTACTTGTCATGGGTCTCGATGACAACTTCCCTCCTATGGGTTTCCGTAATGAGAAAGGGGAACTGGTGGGTTTTGATGTAGATTTGGCCAAGGAAGCTATGAAGCGCCTCGGTGTTGAGCTCAAGCTCCAGGCAATCGATTGGAATGCCAAGGAACAGGAACTGAATACCGGAAACATTGACTGTATCTGGAATGGTTTCACCATCACTCCTGAACGTCAGGAAGCCATGACATTTACCCCTCCCTATATCCACAATGCCCAGGTTGTTGTAGTGCGGGATGACAGCCCTTACACCACACTGGCCTCCCTCAGTGGAAAAACCGTGGGATACCAGGCTGGGTCATCAGCTTCAAATGCAATCGACGATACTCCCGAGTTCAAGCAGTCCGTAAAGAGCTTTGTTGAGTTCAAGGAAAACCTTACCGGTTTGATGGATCTTGAGATTGGTGGTATCGATGCATTGGTGGTTGATGTCACTGTTGCAGAAGACAACATCAAGCGCAGTGGAAAACCCTTCAGAATCCTCGAGGAGGAACTTGCTCCCGAAGACTATGGTATTGGATTCCGCAAGGGTGAGCAGAAGCTTGCAGACGCAGTATGGCAGCAACTTCAGGCAATGGCCGCCGATGGTACGCTTGCAAAAATCTCCACCGATTGGTTCGGTAGTGATATTACTGTTGTAGCAAAATAACGAAACCGTTATGATTACGGGGAGCTTGGCTCCCCGTTTTCTTTTTTCAACACCTTATCTCTAGGAGACACCGATGGGAAACCTCTTAATGCAGATGCTGGTTGCCACGATGACCAGTTTGAAGATATTCGGCCTTACCCTGCTATTCTCCCTCCCACTGGGTATGTTGGTTGCCAAAGGCAGGATGTCGAAAAACCCAGTCATTTCGAACGTGGTAAATGTGTACATCATGATCATGAGGGGCACTCCCTTGATCCTCCAACTCTTGTTTGTTTACTTTGCCCCCTACTACATCTTCGGATCTTCGTATGACCGTTTCACTGCTGTTATTGTTGGCTATACCATCAACTATGCAGCGTATTTTGCCGAGATCTACCGTGGGGGAATCCAATCGATCCCTATCGGGCAGTATGAGGCTTCCTTGGTTCTTGGCTTCTCGAAGGCTCACACGTTCACCCATGTGATTGCCCCTCAGGTAGTCAAACGAATTATCCCTGCAATGGGAAACGAGGTAATCACCCTGGTAAAAGATACTGCGCTTGCTCAGACTATCGGGGTTGCAGAACTGTTCAGGGTTGCCCAGAACGCCTCAGCTAGGGAGTTCTCGACCATGCCCATCTTCATTGCCGGAGTGTTTTACTTCTTGATGAATGCGGTAGTCTCCCGTTCATTCGACCTACTTGAGAGAAAGCTCAACTACTACCGCTAGGAGAGGAAGATGGAAATCATAACCGTAGAAAACCTACAGAAATCATTCGATGGACTTGGGGTACTCAAGGGAATCTCATTCACCTTGCATGAAGGAGAAGTCCTCTCCATCATTGGACCTTCTGGTAGCGGAAAGAGCACCCTGCTTCGCTGTCTCACTCAGCTTGAGCCAGTCGATGGTGGCACGATCAATGTATGCGGACAGACCATGGTCTCATCAACCAAGGAAGGTGCTGTCTCCTACTCAGACAAGCAAACACTCCGCTCAGTACGTCTTAATCTTGGCCTTGTGTTCCAAAACTTCAACCTCTTCCCCCATATGAGTGTGATGAGAAACATTACAGAGCCCCAGATGCATGTGCTCAAGCGCAGCAAGAAGGAAGCAGAAGAGGTAGGGAGAGAGCTCTTGAGGAAAATGGGATTGGAAGAGAAGGAGAAGGCATACCCCAACCAACTCTCCGGCGGACAGCAACAGCGGGTATCCATCGCTCGTGCGTTGGCACTCAACCCCACTGTTTTATGTTTTGATGAACCCACCAGTGCACTCGACCCTGAACTGACTGGGGAAATTCTCCGTGTTATCAAAGATCTGGCAAAGGAAAAGATGACCATGATTGTGGTAACCCATGAGATGGCCTTTGCAAGGGACATTTCCGACCGTATCATCTTCATGGACGACGGCCTCATTGTAGAGGAAGGTAACCCGGAAGAGTTGTTCAATAATCCGAAAAACCCCAGGACTCAGAAGTTCCTCAACCGCTACGAGTAAAGTAGGAGGGAACCACTGGTACTGTCGTGATACTTCCCATCATGGTAAGCCACTACACCATTGACCATCACCAGGGAAATACCGTCCCCGGTAATCTCGGGATGTTTGATATCACTATGTTCAGCCAGGTGCTGCCAATCGAGAAGCACCAAATCTGCTTTATAGCCAGTTTTAATGAATCCCCTGTCCTTTAATCCCAATCGTTTTGCTGGATTTCCGGTCATTCTTGCAATAAGGGAGTGGAGAGGAAGCACTGCTTCTTGTTTTCCATATCTATCAAGCAGGTGGAGTGTACTCTGATAGGATCGTGGATGACTCAGCGCTCCGGCATAGAGGGCATCCGTACCAAAACACATGAGAGGATGAGAGAGGATTTTCTTGAGTGAGTCTTCACTTTGGGTAACATCCATCATCAGTGCTGTTCCCTTTGCTTCCTGGAGAATATCAAAGAAAACTTCGTACGGGTCACTACCCTGCTCCCTAGCTATCTCACTCAGGCTCATCATCTCATACTGCCTATTACCTTCCAGACTAAGGATACTCACCTGATCCCATCCACAAAGTTCAGCGATGGAGTCCCATCCCTCTGGATGGTCTATCTCACTCCGTATTTTCATCCGGACTGAAGCATCCTTTAGGAGGGACTGTACCTCCTCGCGGGGCAAGCGTAGATAGGAAGGAGGAAGGAGACTGAACAGGCTGGTTGAACCAAAGTGATAGGGATACTGGTCAAACTGAACATCCAGACCTCTCTCCCTGGCATGGTCGATCAAGGAAAGCACCTCATCCACGAGGTGCTGGTTCTTTCTCCCAATCACCTTGAGGTGGCTGATCTCCAGTCTCACTCCTGTACGTTCAGCGAGAGAAAGAACTTCCTTGAGGGAATCAAGAATATCACTTCCTTCGCAACGCATATGTACTGCAAAAAGTCTGTCGTACTCAGCAACTACCTTTAGGAGAGCAAGCAACTCCTTCTCTTCAGCGAATATACAAGGCGCATAGTACAAGCCTGTGGACATACCCAGACAGCCTGCTTCCAGGCTCTCCCTGAGAAAGGTGGACATCTTGGAAATCTCAGAAGCTGTTGCGCTCCTGTTAACATTTCCTTTCATACTCGCCCTTCTAAGGGTACTGTGGGCCTGCAGAAATGCCGTATTGGTTCCACTTCTCCAATGCTGCGTATAGGCTGAGAAGGATTTCCACCCAGCCTCTGGATATGCTCCCAGGACATCCCCACAGAGTTCTCTTAAAAAGGTACTTCCCCTCTGACAGGGGAATACCCCGATACCGCAGTTGCCGGCGACCTCAGTGGTAATCCCTTGTCCAATCTTGGGTTGCATAGGAGGATTCCTCAGTACTTCAAGGTCACTATGTCCATGCATATCGATGAATCCGGGGCAGAGGATCTTGTCAGTGCAGTCAATTACCGTATACCCCTCCCTTACCTGGGATAGAGGGGGAAGGATTGCCTGAATCATATCTGATTCAACAAGAAGATCGCCCCAAAAAGGGGCGGAATCGGATCCATCAATGATTTCAGCATTCCTAAGGTGATAGCGATTCATGCTTCACCCTGCAAACTCTTGCACTCGCGTAATACTACCTGTTCTATCATCCTAAGCACATTCTGGTAGTTACCCCTGCTCCTGGTAAGGATCATCGCAGCCTTGAACTCATCTTCATGTTCCTCTTCCACCAAAGCTGGGGGGAATCCACCATTGAGCAGTTCCTGTGCAAAAGCAAGGGAAGCAAGCAACCCATCATACATACCAAAGGGCTTAATCCTGATCAATTCCCCATAGAGGAAGATTGCCCTAACTACTGGATGGAGCTCAGTCCAATCCCGGTCCCACTGCACAAACAGTGTTTCCATCTGCTGGAGCACAGTTACACTCCTGTTCTGGTCGATAATACTATCTGTGCGATAAGAAACCTCCCCTTCGCTGTCCAATCCTTGCATCAACATCTGGTAGAGCTGTAATAGGCGCTGCTCACTCATCTGTGGTCGACTCTTCCCTTTTACCGGACCAATTCCATACTGATGGAGCATCCTCATCATGATGGTTCTCATGTTCAATGCAAGCACCTGGGTATCGAATTGCAGGGAGGGAACAAAGCAATGGCTGAAGAGTACGGCTAAATCTTGGGGATCCAGCTCCAGATCTTCTGCAGCAAAGGAGGCGAGCACGAAGCGCGTCACCAGATGTTTATAGGAGCGCAAGAATTGGTCTCTATCATCTCGTGATTGCAGTGCCAAACGTGCCTGTTCAAGTTTGGAAAAGTCCATCATACCAATGCGCAGATCGAGGTTCTTCATATGCCTCAGCTGTCTTCCATCCCCTGGCTTGGGGGCATCGCTGGGAATATTCCAGGCCCAGGAGGAACGGAGTACTCCGTCCACCCTTCCCTCTGCACAGAGAATTCTCACCCGTCTCTCACTGATTCCCCACTTCTTCGCGGCTTCCTTGGCACTGATATACATAGGTTCTCCCTTTCTATCCAATCCTTCCTACATAGGTTTATTACCACGAAACTGTGCTCTGTGCAAGGCTTCCTATACTCAGAAGGGCTTGAGCAAAGCAGAGAGAATGGGGATAATTGGTTGGAAAGGGGAACCTTTCCTATCACAACTGGGAGGGTACTCCATGGATCGATATGATGTTGTCATCGTTGGAAGCGGACCGGCAGGAATGGGTGCAGCCTTTACGCTGCGTGAGCGGCGGCCTGATCTGAAGATATTAATACTTGATCGGGAAAAGGTGTCTACTGGCGGTATGCGCAATGACTGCAAGATGAATTTCACCTACCCAATAGGGTTTCCTGTTGAATATTGGACTGAGGAAGCTGCAGAGCATTACTTGAAACAGGTTATCGACTTTCTCAAACCATCATTTCTTGAGAAACAGAACATCGACATCTACCAGAAGCGAGCGGAGCGACTCGGTTGTTCATTGCTGGAAATCAAACAGACACATCTTGGCACTGATGGCGGACTCAAGCTCATCAAGGAATTGCTTGCTCGTCTTGAAACGTTGGGGATCGATCTTGCTCTTGGAGAGGCAATGGAAACGGTGAATGCTGAAAAACAGTTCATCGTTACCGAGAAACGCGAGATTGGTTATAAGCGGTTGCTGATAGCACCGGGTAGAAAAGGATTCCATTTCCTCCAGGACCTGATGCGTTCACTCGATATTCCTTTCATCGACAATATCGTCGACATCGGGGTACGGGTCGAGACCAGAATTGAGCACTATCCCATCGTAAGGGATTATTATGACCCGAAGTTCTATTTCCCTGAGAAAGTGCGTACATTCTGTACCAACAGCGGGAATGCCCATGTGGTTCGTGAGCGGTATGCGACAAACAGAGGTGACCAGTGGTATTCGGTGAATGGACATGCCTTCGCTCCAGACAGCAAGCATGACAATGGATTGGTAAACTTCGCAATCCTGAAAACAGTACGGTTTACCGCTCCACTTGCCAGTGGACAGGCTTTCGCAGAGAATCTTGGACTGCAGGCTGCCCTTATGGGTGGCGGACAACCCCTGATGCAACGAGTTGGTGATTTCCGCCTCGGTTCAAGGAGCAAGGAAGCAAGCTTCAGCGGGGACCTCTATGACTTTGAGCCTACGCTGAAAACCTGTTGTCCTGGGGATATCTCCCTTGCAATTCCCGCGAAAATCCTTCGCGCTATCTGGAAAGCGATGAAAAACCTGGATACCATTGTACCGGGAGTGCTTCACCCTTCCACGATCATGTACTATCCTGAGATTAAACTCTATGCAAACAAACCAGCCTACCTGGATGAACGATTCCGCGTTAAAGAAGATATCTGGTTTGCTGGTGATGGTGCTGGCACAAGCCGCGGAATTACCGGAGCCTGGGCCAGCGGAATTCGGAGTGCGGAGGGAATCCTCGACACTCTATAAGGTATGTGTGAAGCGGTTGTTCAGCCAATTGGAAGCAAGCGCTACCCATTGGCGACACGCTTCATGAGGGGTACCTACCTCCTCAGTGCACATCGAAAGACCATGGTCCCCGTTTTCGAACAGATGGAGTTCGTAGGGGACCTTTGCTTTCTGCAGGCCTACAGCCAACTGTAGGCTGTTCTCCACGGGCACACTCTCATCTGTGACAGTGTGCCATATGAACAGGGGAGAAGCATCCCTGGTTACTTGGTTCTCCAAGCTCAGGAGGGAGCGCAGTGACGCCTCTTTCCCACTGACCCAGTCCAGGCTCTCCTCATGAGCATATTTCCCACCGGTGATCACTGGATAGCAGAGTATTGCAGCATCAGGTTTGTTGTTCTCATCCACAATCTTTTGTTTTGCCGCGAGCATGGGGTGCTTGTGCAAGAGAGCCAAGGATGCTGCTAAATGTCCACCAGCGCTGAAACCCATGATGGCTATCCTTGTTGGATCACACATCCATTCAAATGCATGTTCACGAATCTTGATCAGGGCATCACTGGCTTCAAGCAAGGGATTCAGATCCTTTGCCGCTTCCTGTACTGAATAGTCCAGTATGAAGACATTGTAGCTCATGGAAAGAAAGTGCAACGCAACCGGGTCACGTTCACGTTCAGAACGAAACCGATAACCGCCCCCTGGGCAGATGACAATTGTCGGGCGAATATTCCTGATCCCCCCATCACCGGTGATATCCTGGAGGTATCCTGTAAGAGGGACCTGGTTTGGTCCTACAGCAATCTGTATTAATTTCATAGGTGTATCCTACCACATTCTTCATCATTTTGATCAGGAAAAAGGTACGTTGGGGAATCCAGATGTGGTATCATCATGCCATGCAAACTTCTACACTCTTTGACCTCGATGGCAGGGCTCCCCTAAAACAAGCTCTCCCACTTGCCATACAACATGTGGTTGCCATGATAGTTGGCTGTGTAACCCCAGCCTTGATCCTCAGCCGTGTTGCAAACCTCAATCCACAAGATTCCATCATTCTGGTCCAGGGAGCCTTGGTCATAGCAAGCTTGGCTACATTCCTTCAGCTCTTTCCCATCCCAGGAGTCCTTGGCTCGGGACTCCCTGTCATCCTGGGAGTAAGTTTTGCATATCTTCCGAGTATGCAAGCCATCGCATTGGGATATGATCTTGCGACTATCTTCGGCTCACAACTGGTAGGGGGGTTGGTAGCCATCCTTGTGGGAATATTTGTTAAGCAACTCAGAAAATTCTTTCCTCCCCTAATTACAGGAACCGTGGTATTCACCATCGGGCTTTCCCTCTATCCTACCGCCATCAACTACATGGCTGGAGGAATCGGAAGCCCTTCGTATGGCTCGCCACTGAACTGGACACTCGCCTTTCTCACCCTTGCAGTGGTAACCGTGCTCAATCATCTGGGGAGAGGAATCTTCAAGCTTGCGTCCATCCTTATCGGTATCATTGCGGGTTATGGACTCTCTCTTGTTTTTGGCATCGTGGACTTCTCCGCTATCAATGAAGCAAGATACTTCCAGGCACCAGAGCTTATGCATTTCGGTATCAAGTTCGATGTTGCTGCCAGTTTTTCCATGGGTATATTGTTTGCCATCAATGCCATCCAAGCCATCGGAGATTTCACAGCAACCACGGTTGGCGCGATGGACAGGGAACCCACGACAAAGGAATTGAGAGCAGGAATCACCGGCTATGGCCTTACCAATATCCTGGGATCCTTCATGGGAGGCCTTCCCACGGCAACCTACAGCCAAAATGTTGGTATAGTAACCACCACCCGTGTCATCAACCGTTTCACCCTTGGGCTTTCTGCCTTCATACTCTTACTTGCAGGACTGATCCCAAAGTTCAGTGCCGTCTTGACGACAATTCCCCAAAGTGTACTGGGAGGGGCTACAATCAGTGTATTTGCCTCAATTGCCATGACCGGTATGAAACTGGTAGTATCTGAGGAGATGAACTACCGAAATACGTCAATCGTAGGGCTCTCTGCAGCGCTGGGTATCGGAATAGCGGAATCATCGGCTGCCCTGGCAACCTTCCCCGTTTGGTTCCAGAGTGTGTTCGGACAGTCACCGGTGGTTATCGCAACAGTTGTTGCTGTTGCATTGAATATTATGTTACCGAAGAGGGATTAGATGGAACGAGTCATACTGGATGTTGATACTGGTCTTGATGATGCGGTTGCGCTGTTTCTCGCAGCAGGGTTGGATACACTTCATATAGAGGCGCTCATAGCCACGAACGGAAACGTAGGGTTGGAAAAAACCCTTGAAAACACACTGAATATTGCTGAAACTGCTGGATTGGAGTGCCCTGTCTATAAAGGAGCCGAAAAACCTCTGGTACGTGAACCAGTAGCTGCAGGGGATTTTCACGGGGAGTCGGGCCTTGATGGCCCTGTTTTCTCACCTCGACAGAGACTAGCAGTACAGGAAGAGAACGGTATCGATGTCATGATCAGGCTCTTGCATACACATCCAGGAGAGATAACCATCATCAGCGTTGGGCCGCTGACCGACCTTGCATTGGCTATGCAGAGAGATGAAGAGGTAGCACAACTTGCCAAGCAGATCATCATCATGGGAGGATCTTTCAGCAATGGAAATGTTACGGCATTTGCTGAATTCAACACCTATGCAGATCCTGAGGCAGCACAGGTTGTCTTCTCCAGTGGTGCCAAGTTGGTGCTCTTCCCCCTCGACTGTACCAGACAGGTTACCTTGAGCCCTTCACGCCTGGAAGGTTACCATGCGATCAAGACGAATTCGGCACAGGTATTTGCTGCTTGCATGGACACCTATCAGGCCAACTATACCCGCCAGAGGCAGGGTTGGCCACAAATGCACGACCCTTTATGTGTAGCCTATCTAGCCGACCCTCAAAAAGTACAGACCGAGTACAAGCGAGTCTGGGTTGATTGCCAGAGGGGACCTTCCTATGGAAGAACCATCAAGGAAGAGACAAGAAACAACGATGGAGTGCATATTGCCACCTCCATCGATATTCCTTGGTTCTGGTCGCTGGTTGATGAAGCTTTTGCTGTTCTCCCTTAGTGAAAGACGACCAGGTCTTCCAAGCGCTCGCGAATCTTTGGCCGTTCTGCTTCAGATGGATAGCCGAAGGTTGCGAGCAAGGAAGCTTGCCACTGATGCCCATCGAGTGACAGTACATCAAGCACCTGTTGTTCATGAAAACCTTCAATGGCACAGCTTTGGATACCCATCGCTGCCGCCCCTGTCATCATATTGGCTATCGCTAGATATCCCTGGCTCTTCAGCCAACAGTCCAAACGTCCTTCCTGTTTGAGATAATCATAGTAGGGACGATAATCGTCAATGAACACATCCAGGGAATCGGGAAATCGCTTTCCACGGCTATGCACCAGATCTCCATCAGGATTGGCAAATGCAGCTTTCCTCACCATTACAGCAATGCTGAAGGCACTCGTTGCCACTGACTCCTGGTCAAAGCATGCATGAAAGAGTGCTGATTTTTTCTCTGCACTCCTCACTACATGAAAGGACCACAGTTCAAGACCAAAGGACGTGGGAGTCAATCTGCCATATTCCAGGATCTGCTTCAGTTGAGCATCACTTACATTTCTCTGTTCATCATAGCGTTTACAAGCAAAACGATGTTGCATGGCATCGATAAAATCCATCAGCGCACCTCACTCGCAACCTGTAAGGCGACCTCAATCATGGGGTATAAGCCTACTGCGCGCATCTCATCACCAAAACCCTGACCGGTTACGCAACTGTCTGTCATGGTAAGCAGACTCAATGCATGTTTCCCTGTCCATGCAGCGGTACTGTACAAAGCATAGGTTTCCATATCCTGTGCCAAAGCACCCATCCTTGCCCAAGCCTGCCAACTATCCTCTCCCAGTGCATTGTAGGAAGAAAAGAGGTCACTGGAAAACACCATACCGGCATGCATGGGTATCTCAAGCTTCTTGGCTACCGCAAGTGCCCTTAACAATAAATTGGAATCGCAAACAGGGCTGAGACTTCCCTTCAAGTTATATTGATGAGCCCAGTTACTATCAGTACTTGCAGTCATTGCAACAATCAGATCACCCACAGCGATGGATGGTTGCAAGCCTCCACAGGTCCCGATACGGATGATGGCATCGACGCCATACTCGGTGAACAGTTCATAGCTGTATATACCAACTGAAGGGCCACCCATCCCCGTAGAGAGTACTGAGACCGGCATATGGTTGTAGACGCCTGTATATCCAAGAACATTTCTCACATCGGTGACCAGACGAGCATCTTCAAGGAAGTGTTCAGCCACCAGTTTTGCTCGTAAAGGGTCCCCAGGAGCAAGCACCACAGGTGCAATATCTGCCTTGGAAGCTCTATTGTGAGGAGTCATCAGCTTGCCCCCTTCTCATATGGCTTACCTGCAGCTCGTGGCGCATAGTTCTTGCCACTGGAAAGCACCAATGCCACGAGCGTCACGACATAAGGGAGAATATTGAAGACTTCCGAAGGAAGAGCCTTCAAAGCCGGTATGTTGTTCGCGATGATGGCAAAAGCCTGTGCTGTTCCAAAGAGGAAAGCTGCACCGGTTACCCCCAAGGGGCTCCAACGACCGAAAGAAACAGCAGCAAGTGCGATAAACCCACGACCATTGATGGTATTGCTCGTATACTGGATGGTCTGGGTGAGCACTACACAACCACCTGCAAGTCCTGCAAGGACACCACTGGAAACAACTGCAAAATAGCGCATCTTTTTCACGTTGATACCGACACTTTCAGCAGCTCCAGGATGTTCGCCACATGCTCTGAGGTGCATACCGAAGGGAAGCTTATAGAGCATGATCCATGAGAGGACTACAACTGCGACGGCAATGTAGGCAGTCGGGTAGATGCCAAGTGCATCGGTCTGCATGCCCATCATGAACTCCTTGGTTCTGTCAGCATTGAAGAGAATCTGGCTGGCAAAAATTGTTACACCAGTGGAGAGCAGGTTGATACCGGTACCACTGATGGTCTGGTCAGCATTAAGATTAATTGCTGCCACAGCATGGATAAGGGAGAACAGCCCCCCAACTACAAACCCCATGGCCAAGGCCAGGAAGAGGGAAAGTGTTTGAGGAACCCCGGCCATCTCCATCAGGACATGTGCAGCTGCCGCTGTACATGCACCGATCGCCATAAGGCCTTCCAAGGCTATGTTTACAACCCCAGATTTCTCACAGATCATCCCACCGATGGCGGTGATGAGAATGGGGGCCACAATCATCAATACAGAAGGTAGCATTCCAAGTATCATACTCATTTGACTCCTACCTCCTTCTGCAGTTTTTTCTTATCGAGGTGCTGTTGGTAGAGGATCAAGGCTGAACGGAGAGCAATAAAGATTACGATCATTCCCTGGATGATGAAGGTAATTTCCTTGGGAATCTGCTTCCCTTGCATCAGAGCTTGTGCATTCTTGAGCATACCGAATAAAAGTCCCGCAAGAGTGGTACCAAGAGCAGTGCTGTTTCCTACCAAGGCAACGGCAATACCGTCAAAACCATAGTTATCCATCCCAGAGAGGACTCTGCCATACTTGAAGGAGCCCAATGCAACAATACCTCCTGCAAGGCCTGCGAAAGCCCCGGCGATGGCCATAGAAAGTGCAATGGATTTTACCACCGGTATACCACTGGCCCGTGCTGCTTCCTTATTGAATCCAGTAGCCCGCATACCAAACCCAAGACTGGTTTTCTCCATGATGAACCAAAACACAATCACTGCGATGATCATTAAAAAGATACCATTATTCAACAGCGAGTAGTTAGTGATCTTGGTAAAGAAATCATTGGTGATCAAGGCAGTCTCAGGAAAGTCAGCTGTCTTGTAAGTGGTAGCACCAGGCATTTGGAGTGAGATGATGCGGCTAAGATACAAGGCAATGTAGTTGAGCATGATGGTTGAGACAACTTCACTTACTTCATACTTTGCTTTCAGCA is from uncultured Sphaerochaeta sp. and encodes:
- a CDS encoding purine-nucleoside phosphorylase; the protein is MTPHNRASKADIAPVVLAPGDPLRAKLVAEHFLEDARLVTDVRNVLGYTGVYNHMPVSVLSTGMGGPSVGIYSYELFTEYGVDAIIRIGTCGGLQPSIAVGDLIVAMTASTDSNWAHQYNLKGSLSPVCDSNLLLRALAVAKKLEIPMHAGMVFSSDLFSSYNALGEDSWQAWARMGALAQDMETYALYSTAAWTGKHALSLLTMTDSCVTGQGFGDEMRAVGLYPMIEVALQVASEVR
- a CDS encoding ABC transporter permease — protein: MSMILGMLPSVLMIVAPILITAIGGMICEKSGVVNIALEGLMAIGACTAAAAHVLMEMAGVPQTLSLFLALAMGFVVGGLFSLIHAVAAINLNADQTISGTGINLLSTGVTIFASQILFNADRTKEFMMGMQTDALGIYPTAYIAVAVVVLSWIMLYKLPFGMHLRACGEHPGAAESVGINVKKMRYFAVVSSGVLAGLAGGCVVLTQTIQYTSNTINGRGFIALAAVSFGRWSPLGVTGAAFLFGTAQAFAIIANNIPALKALPSEVFNILPYVVTLVALVLSSGKNYAPRAAGKPYEKGAS
- a CDS encoding ABC transporter permease, which encodes MKLTRERLIQSDGAVSVLVVVLGFLVGTILVALVGKNPLNMYKAILQALSGYNIDNGKMNIRYIGETLNYSVPFILCGLSMGFANRVGLFNIGGEGQYIMGMTIAQMVALLGPQIQGLHWVLAIACAILIGSLWGGLVGVLKAKYEVSEVVSTIMLNYIALYLSRIISLQMPGATTYKTADFPETALITNDFFTKITNYSLLNNGIFLMIIAVIVFWFIMEKTSLGFGMRATGFNKEAARASGIPVVKSIALSMAIAGAFAGLAGGIVALGSFKYGRVLSGMDNYGFDGIAVALVGNSTALGTTLAGLLFGMLKNAQALMQGKQIPKEITFIIQGMIVIFIALRSALILYQQHLDKKKLQKEVGVK
- a CDS encoding NAD(P)H-dependent oxidoreductase, with amino-acid sequence MDFIDAMQHRFACKRYDEQRNVSDAQLKQILEYGRLTPTSFGLELWSFHVVRSAEKKSALFHACFDQESVATSAFSIAVMVRKAAFANPDGDLVHSRGKRFPDSLDVFIDDYRPYYDYLKQEGRLDCWLKSQGYLAIANMMTGAAAMGIQSCAIEGFHEQQVLDVLSLDGHQWQASLLATFGYPSEAERPKIRERLEDLVVFH